From a single Bufo bufo unplaced genomic scaffold, aBufBuf1.1, whole genome shotgun sequence genomic region:
- the LOC120984151 gene encoding histone H2B 1.1 gives MPEPAKSAPAPKKGSKKAVTKVQKKDGKKRRKSRKESYAIYVYKVLKQVHPDTGISSKAMGIMNSFVNDIFERIAGEASRLAHYNKRSTITSREIQTAVRLLLPGELAKHAVSEGTKAVTKYTSAK, from the coding sequence ATGCCCGAGCCAGCCAAGTCCGCCCCAGCGCCCAAGAAGGGCTCCAAGAAAGCCGTCACCAAGGTCCAGAAGAAGGACGGCAAGAAGCGGAGGAAGAGCAGGAAGGAGAGCTATGCCATCTACGTCTACAAGGTGCTGAAGCAGGTCCACCCCGACACCGGCATCTCCTCCAAGGCCATGGGCATCATGAACTCCTTCGTCAACGACATCTTCGAGCGCATCGCAGGGGAAGCCTCCCGCCTGGCTCACTACAACAAGCGCTCCACCATCACCTCCCGGGAGATCCAGACCGCCGTGCGCCTGCTGCTGCCCGGAGAGCTGGCCAAGCACGCCGTCTCCGAGGGCACCAAGGCCGTCACCAAGTACACCAGCGccaagtga